In Neorhizobium sp. NCHU2750, a single genomic region encodes these proteins:
- a CDS encoding dual specificity protein phosphatase family protein, which produces MPLPLRPLKIAAVLVAPIAALGIYMGINQMMGNFHEMIPGELYRSAQPGDAVIDEAAQKYGVKTIINLRNEKRGAWYAEEQASAAENGVTLIDFPLSASKVVPIEESEELAEIMRKAQKPILIHCEHGANRTGLASAIYVGAVAKRSELFSEMQLSPIYGHIPIPGIGRYAMYKSWDEFEETIGF; this is translated from the coding sequence GTGCCCTTGCCGTTGCGCCCTCTGAAAATTGCCGCCGTTCTCGTCGCTCCGATCGCCGCCCTCGGCATCTATATGGGCATCAACCAGATGATGGGGAATTTTCATGAAATGATCCCCGGCGAGCTTTACCGCTCGGCGCAGCCGGGTGATGCGGTGATCGACGAGGCGGCGCAGAAATATGGCGTCAAGACGATCATCAACCTGCGCAACGAAAAGCGTGGCGCGTGGTACGCGGAAGAGCAGGCATCGGCGGCGGAAAACGGTGTGACGCTGATCGACTTTCCACTGAGTGCCTCCAAGGTCGTGCCTATCGAGGAAAGCGAAGAGCTGGCCGAGATCATGCGCAAGGCGCAAAAGCCGATCCTCATCCATTGCGAACACGGCGCCAATCGCACAGGGCTCGCCTCGGCGATCTATGTCGGCGCCGTTGCCAAGCGCAGCGAACTGTTCTCCGAAATGCAGCTCTCGCCGATCTACGGCCACATCCCGATCCCCGGCATCGGCCGCTACGCCATGTACAAATCGTGGGACGAGTTCGAGGAAACGATCGGTTTCTGA
- a CDS encoding glycosyltransferase family 1 protein: protein MTRITIVTDAWYPQVNGVVRSIENTNRELTRMGVEVFMVTPKDFANIPCPTYPEIRLSVTTFAQVASAIEKTMPTAVHIATEGPLGLIARRWCLKNGMPFSTSYHTRFPEYVAARFPVPIRWMQAFVRWFHNAGNGCMVATGSLERELSKIGIHNLLRWSRGIDQTAFHPMHMEERPFDLPRPIFMTVGRVAVEKNLPAFLDLDLPGSKVVIGDGPARADLQKRYPDVLFTGMKTGEDLARAYAQADVFVFPSRTDTFGNTILEALASGVPVAAYPVMGPVDIIEEGSGAGALDEDLRTACLRALGCRREDASRLAKRYTWEEASKQFLGNVLTAQTAATRPGSALSAS, encoded by the coding sequence ATGACCAGAATAACCATCGTGACGGATGCCTGGTACCCGCAGGTGAACGGTGTCGTCCGTTCGATCGAGAACACCAACCGCGAGCTCACCCGCATGGGCGTCGAGGTGTTCATGGTCACGCCGAAGGATTTTGCCAATATCCCCTGCCCCACCTATCCGGAAATCCGGCTTTCGGTGACGACCTTCGCCCAGGTCGCCTCGGCCATCGAGAAGACCATGCCGACGGCGGTGCATATTGCCACCGAAGGCCCGCTCGGCCTCATTGCCCGCCGCTGGTGCCTGAAGAACGGCATGCCCTTCTCCACCAGCTATCACACCCGGTTCCCGGAATATGTCGCCGCCCGCTTTCCGGTGCCGATCCGCTGGATGCAGGCCTTCGTCCGCTGGTTCCACAATGCCGGCAATGGCTGCATGGTGGCGACGGGAAGCCTCGAGCGGGAACTGTCTAAGATCGGCATCCACAATCTCCTGCGCTGGAGCCGCGGCATAGACCAGACCGCCTTTCACCCGATGCATATGGAAGAGCGCCCCTTCGACCTGCCTCGCCCGATCTTCATGACCGTCGGCCGTGTCGCGGTCGAAAAGAACCTGCCGGCCTTTCTCGATCTCGACCTCCCCGGTTCCAAGGTCGTGATCGGCGATGGCCCGGCGCGCGCCGACCTGCAGAAACGCTATCCGGACGTGCTGTTCACCGGCATGAAGACGGGAGAGGATCTTGCCCGCGCCTATGCGCAGGCGGACGTCTTCGTCTTTCCCTCCAGGACCGATACATTCGGCAACACCATTCTTGAGGCGCTCGCAAGCGGCGTACCGGTGGCTGCCTATCCGGTCATGGGGCCGGTCGATATCATCGAGGAAGGCTCGGGCGCCGGCGCGCTCGACGAGGATCTGCGAACAGCCTGCCTGCGGGCACTCGGCTGCCGCCGCGAGGATGCCAGTCGCCTGGCAAAACGCTATACCTGGGAAGAGGCCTCGAAACAGTTTCTCGGCAATGTGCTGACGGCCCAGACGGCGGCAACACGGCCCGGCAGCGCCCTCTCGGCCAGCTGA
- a CDS encoding MarR family transcriptional regulator gives MKDELKLDTFLCFALYTANHAMNRVYKPLLEEMDVTYPQFLVLVTLWEEDEQTVGSIGEKLFLESSTLTPLLKRLEAAGYITRARSRKDERQVIIRLTDQGRAMKGKAESIPGNIIAATGCSSDEVQRLRQEISDLRTALDKKASAA, from the coding sequence ATGAAGGACGAACTGAAACTCGACACCTTCCTCTGCTTTGCCCTTTATACGGCAAACCACGCGATGAACCGTGTCTACAAGCCGCTACTTGAGGAAATGGACGTCACCTACCCGCAGTTTCTCGTTCTCGTCACCCTGTGGGAGGAAGACGAGCAGACGGTGGGCAGTATCGGCGAAAAGCTGTTTCTGGAATCGAGCACGCTGACGCCGCTTTTGAAACGGCTGGAGGCGGCAGGCTATATCACCCGCGCCCGCAGCCGCAAGGATGAGCGTCAGGTCATCATTCGCCTGACCGATCAGGGCCGGGCGATGAAGGGCAAGGCCGAAAGCATTCCCGGCAATATCATCGCCGCCACCGGCTGCTCCTCCGACGAGGTGCAGCGCCTGCGCCAGGAAATCTCCGACCTCAGGACCGCACTGGACAAGAAGGCCAGCGCCGCCTGA
- the sbmA gene encoding peptide antibiotic transporter SbmA, giving the protein MFHSFFPRPKLFFISAAVWSVVTILAWYFIFAGIGDKAGFVMPEQEPYDLSYFLVPANLYFYAYFVICLLLFGAVWSFLAKNNSWIAWSVWGSLLIIAVTYFSVQISVILNNWRRPFFDLMQNALAKKPGITDTDFYTLMLIFAQIAFLSMFVSILTDFFTSHYIFRWRTAMNNFYTANWERLRHIEGASQRVQEDTMRFSSTLETLGISLINSVMTLVVFLPILLGLSSYVTEIPIIGALPHALFWMAIFWSIFGTLLLALAGIKLPGLNFRNQRVEAAYRKELVYGEDNENRAQPVTVKELFANVRKNYFRMYWHYLYFNVARYAYLQADALFLIFLLIPTIVAAKITLGIWQQISTAFGQVSSSLQYLISSWTTIIELLSIHKRLKAFEAAIDGGPLPEIDQHYLEREAQGGEMAANKPT; this is encoded by the coding sequence GTGTTCCATTCCTTCTTCCCCCGCCCGAAACTGTTCTTCATTTCAGCGGCCGTCTGGTCGGTCGTGACGATCCTCGCCTGGTATTTCATCTTTGCCGGGATCGGCGACAAAGCCGGCTTTGTCATGCCGGAACAGGAACCGTATGACCTGAGCTATTTCCTCGTCCCGGCCAATCTCTACTTCTACGCCTATTTCGTCATCTGCCTGCTGCTGTTCGGTGCGGTCTGGTCGTTTCTGGCCAAGAATAATAGCTGGATCGCATGGTCCGTCTGGGGCTCGCTGCTGATCATTGCCGTGACCTATTTCAGCGTCCAGATTTCGGTCATCCTCAACAACTGGCGCCGGCCGTTCTTCGACCTGATGCAGAATGCGCTCGCCAAGAAGCCGGGTATCACCGATACCGATTTCTATACGCTGATGCTGATCTTCGCGCAGATAGCCTTCCTGTCGATGTTCGTGTCGATCCTGACCGATTTCTTCACCAGCCACTATATTTTCCGTTGGCGCACGGCGATGAACAATTTCTACACGGCCAACTGGGAGCGGCTGCGCCATATCGAAGGTGCATCGCAGCGCGTGCAGGAAGACACGATGCGGTTTTCCTCGACGCTGGAAACGCTCGGTATCTCGCTCATCAACTCGGTCATGACGCTCGTCGTCTTCCTGCCGATCCTGCTCGGCCTGTCGAGCTATGTCACGGAAATCCCGATCATCGGCGCCTTGCCGCATGCCTTGTTCTGGATGGCGATCTTCTGGTCGATCTTCGGGACGCTGCTTCTGGCGCTCGCCGGTATCAAGCTGCCGGGCCTCAATTTCCGCAACCAGCGGGTCGAGGCCGCCTACCGCAAGGAACTCGTCTATGGCGAGGACAACGAGAACCGCGCACAGCCGGTCACGGTCAAGGAACTGTTCGCCAACGTGCGGAAAAACTATTTCCGCATGTACTGGCACTATCTCTATTTCAACGTCGCCCGCTACGCCTATCTGCAGGCCGATGCGCTGTTCCTGATCTTCCTGCTGATCCCGACGATTGTCGCCGCCAAGATCACCCTCGGTATCTGGCAGCAGATCTCGACGGCCTTCGGTCAGGTCTCAAGCTCACTGCAATACCTGATCAGCTCCTGGACGACGATCATCGAGCTTCTGTCGATCCACAAGCGTCTCAAGGCCTTCGAGGCGGCGATCGATGGCGGGCCGCTGCCGGAAATCGACCAGCATTATCTGGAGCGCGAGGCTCAGGGCGGGGAGATGGCGGCGAACAAGCCGACCTGA
- a CDS encoding sugar kinase, with translation MAGKLLSIGECMVELSQAGEGLLRKGFAGDTFNTAWYARACFPADWQIDYFTAVGDDPMSSDMLSMMNAAGIGTSLVIRIPGKTPGLYLITLKDGERTFSYWRDTAAAKKLADDADHLRAAIESADIVYFSGITLGILAPEAVDTLLSEARRAKAMGKMVVFDPNIRPRLWPSKEYMLKTIEDGARASSLALPSFDDEKVHFGDKDEQATVARYKALGVENVVVKNGPDGVTLAFGSEPVIHVPAVKVDKVIDTTSAGDSFNGGFLARLVEGGTPAEAAAHGAAVAARVICHHGALISPDLLPK, from the coding sequence TTGGCGGGTAAGCTTCTTTCGATCGGCGAATGCATGGTGGAACTGTCGCAGGCGGGCGAAGGCCTGCTGCGCAAGGGCTTTGCAGGCGATACGTTCAACACGGCCTGGTATGCCCGCGCCTGTTTCCCGGCAGACTGGCAGATCGACTATTTCACCGCCGTCGGCGATGATCCGATGTCGTCCGACATGCTGTCGATGATGAATGCTGCCGGCATCGGCACCAGCCTCGTCATCCGCATTCCCGGCAAGACACCCGGCCTTTACCTGATCACGCTCAAGGATGGCGAGCGCACCTTCAGCTACTGGCGCGACACGGCTGCGGCAAAGAAGCTCGCCGACGATGCCGATCACCTGCGCGCCGCAATCGAAAGCGCCGATATCGTCTATTTCTCCGGCATCACCCTCGGTATTTTGGCACCGGAAGCCGTCGACACACTTCTGTCGGAAGCCCGCCGCGCCAAGGCCATGGGCAAGATGGTCGTCTTCGACCCCAATATCCGCCCGCGCCTGTGGCCGAGCAAGGAATATATGCTGAAGACGATCGAGGATGGCGCCCGCGCCTCCTCGCTCGCCCTGCCGAGCTTCGATGACGAAAAGGTTCATTTCGGCGACAAGGACGAGCAGGCCACCGTCGCCCGCTACAAGGCGCTCGGCGTTGAAAACGTCGTGGTCAAGAATGGCCCGGACGGTGTGACGCTCGCCTTCGGGTCAGAGCCCGTCATCCATGTGCCTGCCGTCAAGGTCGACAAGGTGATCGACACGACCAGCGCCGGCGACAGCTTCAACGGCGGCTTCCTCGCAAGGCTCGTCGAAGGCGGCACGCCGGCCGAGGCGGCAGCCCATGGCGCGGCAGTCGCCGCCCGTGTCATCTGCCACCACGGCGCCCTGATCAGCCCGGATCTTCTGCCGAAGTAA
- a CDS encoding class I SAM-dependent methyltransferase has product MTQASRHDDWRAGEGYERFIGRWSRRVAPRFLDWLEPGSDLDWLEVGCGTGALTEAIVAHAEPRSVIAIDPSENFLQKARLDIPDPRAEFRPGNAQALSMMADTRDIAVSGLVLNFVPDPKLALQEMQRVTRPKGMVGFYVWDYPGGGMGVLQAFWSAATALDPTAAELDEKTRFPFCTGDGLLELATAAGLTKPEAKKIEIVTAFQDFDDFWQPFTLGAGPAPGYCASLGDTERERLRQKLQADLPVSADGSITLEASAWAIRSRKH; this is encoded by the coding sequence GTGACACAGGCATCCCGTCATGACGACTGGCGCGCGGGCGAGGGCTATGAACGCTTCATCGGCCGCTGGAGCAGGCGCGTCGCGCCCCGCTTTCTCGATTGGCTGGAACCGGGAAGCGATCTCGACTGGCTGGAGGTCGGCTGCGGCACCGGCGCCCTGACCGAGGCCATCGTCGCCCATGCCGAACCGCGCTCGGTGATCGCCATCGACCCGTCCGAAAACTTTCTGCAAAAGGCCCGCCTGGATATTCCGGACCCGCGCGCCGAATTCCGCCCCGGCAACGCCCAGGCGCTGTCGATGATGGCCGATACGCGCGACATCGCCGTCTCCGGTCTCGTTCTCAATTTCGTCCCCGACCCCAAGCTCGCTCTGCAGGAAATGCAGCGCGTCACCCGCCCGAAAGGCATGGTCGGCTTTTATGTCTGGGATTATCCGGGCGGCGGCATGGGCGTGCTGCAGGCCTTCTGGTCGGCAGCGACAGCACTCGATCCGACAGCGGCCGAGCTTGACGAGAAAACCCGTTTTCCCTTCTGCACCGGCGACGGACTGCTCGAACTCGCCACGGCAGCGGGCCTGACGAAACCCGAGGCAAAGAAGATCGAGATCGTCACGGCCTTCCAGGATTTCGACGATTTCTGGCAGCCCTTCACGCTTGGCGCAGGCCCCGCCCCCGGCTATTGCGCAAGCCTTGGAGACACCGAACGGGAGAGATTGCGGCAAAAGCTGCAGGCCGACCTGCCCGTCTCCGCCGACGGTTCGATCACGCTCGAAGCAAGCGCCTGGGCCATACGCAGCCGCAAGCACTGA
- a CDS encoding alpha/beta hydrolase: MSKITNTVSAAAIAAASAVIPSLANAGDVVLEPKTQAFINSLAGAPPIYTLSPADARNVLANAQKGDVKKLAAFEENKVLPIGPTGSTKIRIVKPAGAKGTLPVIIYVHGGGWVLGDADTHDRLVREIANGAQAAVVFVDYERSPEARYPVAIEQVYATAKYVTEHPKEFGVDASRLAVVGDSVGGNMAAAFTLLAKERGGPKIDQQVLFYPVTDANFDTGSYNQFANGPWLTKDAMKWFWNAYLPDEAKRREPTASPLQASIDQLNGLPPALIIVDENDVLRDEGEAYGRKLSQAGVRVTSLRYNGTIHDFVLLNAIAETPAVRSAISVANATLRDAFKK, encoded by the coding sequence ATGTCAAAGATCACCAACACAGTATCCGCCGCAGCGATTGCCGCTGCATCCGCCGTCATCCCGAGCCTTGCCAATGCCGGCGATGTGGTGCTGGAACCGAAGACACAGGCCTTCATCAATTCACTCGCCGGTGCGCCGCCGATCTACACGCTGTCGCCTGCCGATGCCCGCAACGTGTTGGCCAATGCACAGAAGGGCGACGTGAAGAAGCTTGCCGCCTTCGAGGAAAACAAGGTTCTTCCCATCGGCCCGACCGGATCCACCAAGATCCGTATCGTCAAGCCTGCTGGCGCCAAGGGCACGCTTCCCGTCATCATCTACGTTCATGGCGGCGGCTGGGTGCTGGGCGATGCCGATACGCATGACCGGCTCGTTCGCGAAATCGCCAATGGCGCACAGGCGGCCGTCGTCTTCGTCGATTACGAGCGCTCGCCGGAAGCCCGTTATCCGGTCGCCATCGAACAGGTATATGCCACCGCCAAGTATGTGACCGAGCATCCGAAGGAATTCGGCGTCGATGCCAGCCGGCTTGCCGTGGTCGGCGATAGCGTCGGGGGCAATATGGCAGCGGCCTTCACGCTGCTTGCCAAGGAACGCGGCGGCCCGAAGATCGACCAGCAGGTTCTGTTCTACCCCGTCACCGACGCCAATTTCGACACGGGTTCCTATAACCAGTTCGCCAATGGCCCGTGGCTGACGAAGGACGCGATGAAGTGGTTCTGGAACGCCTATCTTCCCGATGAAGCCAAGCGCCGCGAGCCGACCGCTTCGCCGCTGCAGGCCTCGATCGATCAGCTGAACGGCCTGCCGCCGGCCCTGATCATCGTCGATGAAAACGACGTGCTGCGCGACGAGGGCGAAGCCTATGGCCGCAAGCTGTCCCAGGCTGGCGTGCGCGTCACCTCGCTGCGCTACAACGGTACGATCCACGACTTCGTGCTTCTGAACGCGATCGCCGAAACACCGGCCGTGCGCAGCGCGATTTCGGTTGCCAATGCAACACTTCGGGATGCATTCAAGAAGTAA
- the der gene encoding ribosome biogenesis GTPase Der, with the protein MSFTVAIVGRPNVGKSTLFNRLVGKKLALVDDTPGVTRDRRPGDAKLIDLRFTIIDTAGLEEAGADTLEGRMRAQTEAAIDEADLTLFVVDAKSGLTPLDKTFGELLRRSGKPVVLVANKSEAKGSDGGFYDAFTLGLGEPVPISAEHGQGMIDLRDAIVEAIGKERAFPEDSDDYEAVTDVDVRDSVLGDEADDDAEYDETKPLRVAIIGRPNAGKSTLINRFLGEDRLLTGPEAGITRDSISVEWDWRGRTIKMFDTAGMRRKARVTEKLEKLSVADSLRSIRFAETVVIVFDATIPFEKQDLQLADLVLREGRAAVLAFNKWDLIEDPQAFLTDLREKTERLLPQARGIRAVPISGQTGYGLDKLMQEIIATDRVWNKRISTAKLNKWLEGTQVQHPPPAVSGRRLKLKYMTQVKARPPAFMVSCTRPDALPESYIRYMINGLRADFQMPGVPIRIHFKAGDNPFENRRKKR; encoded by the coding sequence ATGAGCTTCACCGTCGCCATCGTCGGCCGCCCGAATGTCGGCAAGTCCACGCTTTTCAACCGTCTGGTCGGAAAGAAGCTGGCGCTTGTCGACGATACGCCGGGTGTTACCCGCGACCGCCGTCCGGGCGATGCCAAGCTCATCGACCTGCGCTTCACCATCATCGATACGGCCGGTCTCGAAGAGGCCGGTGCCGATACGCTGGAAGGCCGCATGCGGGCCCAGACGGAAGCGGCGATCGATGAGGCCGACCTGACGCTGTTCGTCGTCGACGCCAAATCCGGCCTGACGCCGCTCGACAAGACCTTCGGCGAGCTTCTGCGCCGTTCCGGCAAGCCGGTGGTGCTGGTCGCCAACAAGTCGGAAGCCAAGGGCTCCGACGGCGGTTTCTACGACGCCTTCACGCTCGGCCTCGGCGAGCCGGTGCCGATCTCGGCCGAACACGGCCAGGGGATGATCGATCTTCGTGATGCGATCGTCGAGGCGATCGGCAAGGAACGCGCTTTTCCGGAAGACAGCGACGACTACGAGGCGGTAACCGATGTCGACGTCAGGGATTCGGTTCTCGGCGACGAGGCCGACGACGATGCGGAATACGATGAGACCAAGCCGCTCAGGGTCGCCATTATCGGCCGCCCGAATGCCGGCAAGTCGACGCTGATCAATCGCTTTCTCGGCGAGGACAGGCTGCTCACCGGCCCGGAAGCGGGCATTACCCGCGATTCGATCTCGGTCGAATGGGACTGGCGCGGCCGCACGATCAAGATGTTCGACACGGCCGGCATGCGCCGCAAGGCGCGGGTGACGGAAAAGCTCGAAAAGCTTTCGGTGGCCGATTCGCTGCGCTCCATCCGGTTTGCCGAGACGGTCGTGATCGTCTTCGACGCGACGATCCCGTTCGAAAAGCAGGACCTGCAGCTTGCCGATCTGGTGCTGCGCGAAGGCCGGGCCGCGGTGCTTGCCTTCAACAAATGGGACCTGATCGAGGATCCGCAGGCGTTTCTGACGGACCTGCGCGAAAAGACAGAGCGGCTTCTGCCGCAGGCGCGCGGCATCCGTGCGGTGCCGATTTCCGGCCAGACCGGCTACGGGCTCGACAAGCTGATGCAGGAAATCATCGCCACCGACCGGGTGTGGAACAAGCGCATCTCGACGGCGAAGCTCAACAAATGGCTTGAGGGCACGCAGGTACAGCATCCGCCACCGGCCGTTTCGGGCCGCCGCCTGAAGCTCAAATACATGACGCAAGTGAAGGCCCGCCCACCGGCCTTCATGGTGTCGTGCACGCGGCCCGACGCGCTGCCGGAAAGCTATATCCGCTACATGATCAACGGCTTGCGCGCCGATTTCCAGATGCCCGGCGTGCCGATCCGCATCCATTTCAAGGCGGGTGACAACCCGTTCGAGAACCGCAGGAAGAAGCGCTAA
- a CDS encoding polysaccharide deacetylase family protein produces the protein MATFCLAAPALADDAPAKPKQLVMISFDGAGSNALWQRSRDFAKANHAHFTYFLSCSLVIPHADAARYQGPGKKPGRSNIGFAKDVPEAKERLGHIWQAHLEGNDISSHTCGHFDGKDWTAAEWTQELTSFRDILTNAWTAIGAGADEPQGWRDFVAHDIHGFRAPYFSTSDGMIEAEKKAGFTYDASLVTKGPMMPEHKDGMIRFGLPLIPEGPQQKQIIAMDYNLYVRHSGAVEKPEQSAQFEERAYSAFKAAFDRQYDGDRIPLQIGLHFVEMNSGAYWRAMERLASDVCNRADVACVSYSEAIRMLDDHRPHQGAGSAAPVNSAG, from the coding sequence ATGGCGACATTCTGCCTTGCCGCTCCCGCGCTGGCCGACGACGCACCGGCAAAGCCGAAGCAGCTGGTGATGATCTCGTTTGATGGCGCGGGCTCCAATGCACTGTGGCAGCGCAGCCGCGACTTCGCCAAGGCCAACCACGCGCATTTCACCTACTTCCTCTCCTGTTCGCTGGTCATCCCGCATGCCGATGCCGCCCGCTACCAGGGCCCCGGCAAGAAGCCCGGCCGTTCCAATATCGGCTTTGCCAAGGATGTGCCGGAAGCGAAGGAGAGGCTCGGCCATATCTGGCAGGCGCATCTGGAAGGCAATGACATATCGAGCCATACCTGCGGCCATTTCGACGGCAAGGACTGGACCGCCGCCGAATGGACGCAGGAACTGACCAGCTTCCGCGATATCCTCACCAATGCCTGGACGGCGATCGGCGCCGGCGCGGACGAGCCGCAAGGCTGGCGCGACTTCGTTGCCCACGACATCCACGGTTTTCGCGCGCCTTATTTTTCCACCAGCGACGGCATGATCGAGGCGGAGAAGAAGGCCGGCTTCACCTATGATGCGAGCCTCGTCACCAAGGGGCCGATGATGCCTGAGCACAAGGACGGCATGATCCGCTTCGGCCTGCCGCTGATCCCCGAGGGGCCGCAGCAGAAACAGATCATCGCCATGGACTACAATCTCTATGTCCGCCATTCCGGCGCCGTCGAAAAACCGGAACAATCCGCGCAATTCGAGGAACGCGCCTATTCCGCCTTCAAGGCCGCCTTCGACAGGCAATATGACGGCGATCGCATTCCCCTGCAGATCGGCCTGCATTTCGTCGAGATGAATTCGGGCGCCTATTGGCGGGCGATGGAACGCCTCGCCTCCGACGTCTGCAACCGCGCCGATGTCGCCTGCGTCAGCTATTCCGAGGCGATCCGCATGCTCGACGACCACCGCCCGCATCAGGGGGCCGGCAGTGCCGCCCCCGTCAACTCCGCCGGTTAG
- a CDS encoding tetratricopeptide repeat protein, with translation MAHNDDSFFREVNEELRSDQMKYVWARYGKVAIGVAVVIVLGTAGWRGYEYWSHSNSSKAGDQFIAALQLAADGKNDDALKALETIEKDGSGSYPVLAQFRVASVLQAKGDSAGAVSTYDKIGKDGSVPEALRDLAKLRAAWILIDTGTYEQVAAQAEILSAQGHVLSNSAREALGLSAFKAGNMKQAKEWFQQIANDGQAPRNVANRAQIMLDNITASGKAPDPAKG, from the coding sequence ATGGCGCATAACGACGACAGTTTTTTCCGTGAAGTGAACGAAGAGCTTCGCTCCGACCAGATGAAATATGTCTGGGCGCGCTACGGCAAGGTCGCGATCGGCGTGGCCGTTGTCATCGTGCTCGGCACCGCCGGATGGCGCGGCTACGAATACTGGAGCCACAGCAATTCGTCCAAGGCCGGCGACCAGTTCATCGCGGCGCTGCAGCTTGCGGCCGACGGCAAGAACGACGATGCGTTGAAGGCATTGGAGACGATCGAGAAGGACGGCTCGGGTTCCTATCCGGTGCTTGCCCAGTTCCGCGTCGCTTCCGTGCTGCAGGCCAAGGGCGACAGCGCGGGTGCTGTCTCGACCTATGACAAGATCGGCAAGGATGGCTCGGTGCCTGAGGCGCTGCGCGATCTCGCCAAGCTTCGCGCCGCATGGATCCTGATCGATACCGGCACCTATGAGCAGGTCGCGGCGCAGGCCGAGATCCTGTCGGCGCAGGGCCATGTCCTGTCCAATTCGGCACGCGAGGCTCTCGGCCTTTCGGCCTTCAAGGCCGGCAACATGAAGCAGGCGAAGGAATGGTTCCAGCAGATCGCCAATGACGGGCAGGCGCCGCGCAACGTTGCCAACCGTGCGCAGATCATGCTCGACAACATTACCGCATCCGGCAAGGCGCCTGACCCCGCCAAGGGATAA
- a CDS encoding VanZ family protein, with translation MTSRLFRVLPWLALAAIIFVTVSPIRMRPHDFAAVDVDRAGAFGVMALLFVLAYPRQWMLCAALLILGAAGIELLQYLSPTRHARLEDAAVKAGGAAIGCLCGLIANRLIARLRAPTAAA, from the coding sequence ATGACAAGCCGTCTCTTCCGGGTTCTCCCCTGGCTGGCACTCGCCGCCATCATCTTCGTCACCGTTTCGCCGATCCGCATGAGGCCGCATGATTTTGCCGCCGTCGATGTGGATCGCGCCGGGGCCTTCGGCGTCATGGCCCTGCTCTTCGTGCTTGCCTATCCGCGTCAGTGGATGCTCTGCGCCGCCCTGCTCATTTTGGGCGCAGCCGGTATCGAACTCCTGCAATATCTCTCCCCCACCCGCCATGCCCGTCTGGAAGATGCCGCGGTCAAGGCTGGCGGCGCGGCGATCGGTTGCCTCTGCGGCCTTATCGCCAACCGCCTCATCGCCCGCCTGCGCGCGCCCACCGCTGCTGCCTGA